The segment TGTAGCAGGAAAGGAGAAGGTTTCCATCTTCCAATTCCCTTCCGATGGGAAAACACTTAGCACATATAAATATCTGGATGTGGACAAGGACATAGGCCGTCCATTTTCGTTTAAAACGGATTTAAAAAACAAAAAACTGTCCTTATACTTAGGAAGGGATATGGTTTGGCAGGGAGATTTACCTGCGGGAGGACTCTGGACTATTTCCGTTTTGACCAGAGGAGAAGAGTTTAGGGAAAAAACTCCCATCAAAGATCTTAAGATTCTCTATAAGGGATACAAGTGATGAATCGTATACTTTCTCGTTTTATAATATTATCCGTCGTTTCAGTCTTTGCGATACATTGTGTTTCTAAAGATTTTAGAAAATCGAATTCCCAAGATGCGATTTTGGAAAAAGATATTATCGCAGCTCAAAAATTAAAACAAGCTTCCAAATTGATCAACGAAGGGAACTCGGCCTTCCAAAAAGGAAAATTCGAACTTTCTCTTTCTAAAGGTAGAGAAGCAGTAAAAGCATATCCTACTGCAGAAGGTTATTATCTGATCGGATCTTCCGAATATCGGTTGGGAAAAACAGAGGATTCTTTGAATTCTTTAAAAAAAGGTACAGAGTTAGATCCTGAGAATGAGCAAATTCTTTTAACTCTCGGGATCTTATACACTTCGCAAGGTGCTAATAAAGATGCATTAGAAGTTTACTCCAAATTGGAAAAACTTCCTAAGGTAGATGGAAGCGCTTATACATTTAAAAAAGCAGTATTACTGAAAACGATCGGAAAATACGACGAGGCATATTCCGCTCTCAAGTCCATTCCGGAAGATAAGTTCAAATTTAAGGCCCAGCTGTACATGCAACTGGGAGATACCGCTGTTCAGGTAAAGGATTACGAAGCAGCAGAAGTTTACTTTGAAAAGGCTAGAACTGCGGATCCGGATCTTGCATCTGCGAAACAGTCGGCTTCTGCGACTAAGGTGGCTGGTTTATTAGAAAAAGGAAATGCAGCTCTAAAGGTTAAAAATTACAGAGAAGCAGTCCAATTTTTTACTTCTGCTACTCAATTAGATCCTAAGAACCCTTCTCCATTTGTGTTTTTAGGAAATGCAAAAATACTTTCTAACGATACAGACGGTGCTGTAAAAGCATTTGAAACTTCCCTCAAACTAAAGGCAGACTATTTAGAGGCATATTCCGGTCTGGCATCGGCGTATAGTAAATCAGGGAATAACCCAAAGGCGATTTCTGTTTTAGAAAAGGCCATTCCATTCTTCCCTAAAAACGCGACTATCTACAACCAAATCGGTTTGAACCAAAAGTCTTTGGGCGAAAATGCAAAGGCAATGGTATCTTTTAGTAAGGCTCGCGAGCTGGATCCGAATTATAAGGAACCTGTCTTGAACCTTGTGTATCTTCTTGCTTCCGAACATAGATACAAAACCGCTAAAAATGAATTAGATAGTTTAAAGTCGGACGATGAAACGAAGAAAGTTGCAGCATTCTTAGAGTCTTCAGAGCTAATCCATGAAGGAGATTTACGTCTTCGTAAAGGAGACACAAAGTCTGCAAAAACTTATTTCGATCGTGCAAAGGCGAAAGACCAAGATGATCCTGGAGTTTATACTGCATATGGTCGTTTATATCAGATCAGTGGAGATCCAAAACTTTCGGAGCAAAATTATCTAAAAGCTCTCAGCCTTCAAAAAGGAAATCTTCCTGCACTCCAAGGTTTGATCCGTCTTTATTCTGCTCAGAAAAACCAATCTAAAGTTGCTCAGTACACAAAAGAATTAGAGGCAATCACGGGAAATGACCCTCTCTCAGGGATCGTATTAGCTAGAACATACGAAGACAAAAAAGAATTCGATAAAGCAGAAAATACTTATAAAAATTTAATGAAGAAGTACCCGGACAATGAATCCATTCAATTCCGATTGGCATTTCTTTATTATAAGATTGCTTTAGAAGAAAACGAAAAAGCAAATTATGATTCTGCAAGTTCTTGGTTGGCAAAGGCAGAAAAATTAACTAAAGATTTGCCTGAGATTGCGGAAGCAAAACAAACCATAGACCAGAACAGAAAATTCTCTGAAGTAATTCCAACTATCCAAAAGGCAAATCGTCTTTTCGATAATAAGTCTTACGAAAAAGCAATTCCGCTTTACCAATCTGCTTACGATAAAACAAAAAAACTTACTTTGTATATTAAGGTAGCTGAATGTTATCTTGCGATGGGGATGGAAGAGAAAGGAATTTCACTTTTAGAAAATTCCCCTGATGCATCTAAAAATCTTGCGGCCCAAGAAGCAATTTACGCCTTCTTACTTAGAAAGGGAGAAGTGGATAATGCTGAGAAAGGTTTCCAAAAGATTTTAGAAAAAAAACAGGATTCTTACTATAGCCACTACCAACTTGGAATCATTGGTTTACAAAAGAAAAACTTTGATGTTGCAATCGAGTCGTTCAATCGTTCGTGGTTACTAAATCCTGAATTTACAGCTTCTAGGATCGGTAAAGGGATCGCATATTATAATCAGAATAAGAGCAAAGAAGCCAAAGAAGAATTCGAAAGCGCCATGAAGGCGGACTCTGAAAACGAATTAGCTCCTTATAATATTGGGATTGTTCTTTTTAACGATAATCTTCTGGAGCAATCTGTAGAAATATTTAAGGAAATTATTAAAAAAAATCCCGACTTCCCAGACGCACATTTCCAACTTTCTTATATCTACTTCAAAAAAGGGGATTTGGAAGCTGCCGATGCGGAAATCGTAAAAGCATTAGAACTTGAAAGGGATGAGAAGTTTCTACATGCGCGTATTAGAATTCTTTCGGAATTAAAAACCAAAAATCCTGCGAATGCTGAATACAAAAAGTTGGCTATAGAATTAGGAAGAGAACTCGCAGAAAAATTCCCGAATTCTCCATATTCCAGCCAAGCAGAAAGATTGGTCCTTTCCGATTCTGATACCCCGGTAATCTTACAACCGTTCCCGAATCGTGGATCTTTAATTGGCGTTCCAGTGATCATTAACGATCTATTATTGGTAAATTACGGAACTTCTATCGAGGCGCTAGATAAGAATAGGGCGATTCGACTTTGGAGGATCACAAGTACTAAACCTTTCCGTAATGTTCTCGCGGATCGCAGAGTGTACGCTTTTACGGATAGAAGTTTAGAAGTTAGAGACCAAAATTCTGGTTCCGTCTTCCAAACTATCAATCTGCCAGGAATGTTCAAAAAGGCAATGGTTTCCGGAGATAGAATTTTAGTAGAAACTGAAACCTCGGGAAAAAGAACCTTAACCAGTTACTCGGATACATTCGAAGAAAATAAATCTATTCTTTTGGATTCTAAATCTTGGTCAGCTTCTAAAAAGGGACAACTATTCTTGATCCAGTCTTCTTCAAAAGAAGATAAAATTTTATACGCTGATGCAAAGCTAAGCAAAGATATTGATTCTGCTTGGACAGGAATTACAAATCCAAGATTACTCGGTGCAACTGAAGATGGAACATTCTTCCGTACGGATAAAGAGATCGTTTATGTTTCCGGCAAAGGAAAGGCGACTAAAACTGAAATTTCAGACAAGTCAGCAAATCTTTTCAGCGTGAGAGGAAATTCTCTCTGGTTTACCGGTAACGATAAAATCTACCGTGTGGATGCGGATTCTTCCGGTCTGAAAGAGATCAAAATTTCGGACAAAGAAGTAGAAGGTCTTTTGCCAGGGAAAAAGAAAGATGTGATCGTATTATATAAAGATAATACAGCAGTTAGATATGATGAAAAAGGAGAAACTGTCTGGACTTACAAACTAGTCCAAGATTCAGACAATGTTTACTCTTTATTGTATCACTAAGAACCGTTTAGACCTTGGTCAGATCTAAATAATAAATACGGGAGCCAGCCTCCCGTTTTTCTTGCTCAAAATGGGAGATTGGAAAATTTTCCCTTTGTAAAGAAAACTCTGAGTGGATCGGTTTATATCTAAGATCATCTCTAAAAAGGCGAATTCCTTTACGAGCATAAGGGCCGTAATCTGTAGCAAAATGGAATTTGCCACCATTCTTCAAAAGAATATGAATCGTATCTAAGAATCGGGGATTTAAGGTCCTATGTTTATGATGCCTGCGCTTAGGCCAAGGATCAGGAAAGTTTAGAAGAATTTCGTCGAAGATACCTGGTTCGAAAATTTCTTCTAAAAACCAATTAAAGTTCACTGAAAGAAGTTTAACGTTCTTAAGATCGTATTGCTTCAAATCACGGATTGTCTTGCGTAAACGATCCGCCTTCTTCTCCATGAGAACAAAGCCGGTGTTTGGATTATCTTTTGCCAAGGATACGGCAACCTCTCCCCAACCGGAACCAAGCTCTAGATAATATGTCCCGAATTCTCCAGAAAACAAATCGTTTTTTTTTAATTTACTTCCGGGGTTTAGTTTTAAGAAATAATCAGAGGTAAAGGGGATTCGAGTGGCGATCTTCCATTGTTTTTCACGAAAATTCGATGTCATCGCCGAATGCCTGCAAATACCAAATCTCTTAGTTGTCTAATTTAATACAGTGAAAATAAAATTATACGGAGTGAGAGGATCTCTTCCTACTCCGCTTTCCGGTTCAGAATATAGAGAAAAATTGGAAAAGATCCTAGAGTCAGCTCATAGGGAGTTCAAACTAAAGAACGGAACCTTCTCCGTTCCAACATTCTTACAATCTTTAGGGACGGAACTGTTACACCCTGTGGGAGGAAACACCACTTGCGTTTATGTTGAATCGTCAACCGGTCAGAAACTAATTATAGATTGCGGCTCCGGAATGAGAGAACTTGGAAATGATCTCTTGAAGGAAGGCATTGCTCAGGGCGGCAACGTCAAAATTTTAGTGACGCATACTCACTGGGATCATATTCAAGGTTGGCCTTTCTTTAAACCTGGATACATACCGAGTGTCCAAGTCGATTTTTACTCCACGATCTCTAACCTAAAGGAAAGGTTCGATCGACAACAGAATCCAGAAAATTTCCCGATCACTTTAGATGAGATGATGTCCAAGAAGACATTCAACCTTCTCGAAAGACAAAAGACAGTTCAACTCGGTGATTTTAAAGTAACTCCTTTTCTCTTAAAACATCCGGGAAACTGTACCGGTTATCATATAGAAGAAAATGGAAAAAGTTTCCTATTCTGCACCGATGTGGAAGTGAGAGAAGAGGATCTTTCCGAATTTGAACATTTACGCGCTAAAATCGGAAGTCCTGACATGTTGATCATAGATGCACAATACAGCTCAGAAGAAGCGGAACGTAAGATTGGTTGGGGTCATACATCCGGAAGATTAGCTGTGCGCTGTGGAGAAGTTCTGGGTGTAAATAAACTGGTTCTAACTCATCATGAACCTGATCATCCGGACGAAGAAATCATACGAATGTTCAATCAAGAAAAACAATCCACTGCTCTTTCTGAGATAGTATTAGCAAGAGAAGCTGATATATTTCAACTTTAATATAAAGTTAGTATAAGAATAGATGTTTAGATCTATTCTTAATTGATTGTTTCACTTCTATATTCATTTTTTTAAAAGATTCTTACCTTCAAAAGAAATCTTCTTTTAAATTTTTTCTTAGTACTGTAAGCTCTTCCGGCTATGCAAGAACTAGAGATCGGGATGAATCCTACCCAAAAGGTAACACCTGATTTGCCGGCGGATCAAAGATTTTATACAAGATTCCGTAAAGACAGTAAGGTAAAACTTTTAGAGGGAGGAAATTGGAGCGAAGGTACTCTGGTTGATATATCGATGATAGGAGCATCCATTCTTTCGAATGAGAATTGGAGTCCCGGAAATAAGATCACGATTATGTCACCTATGTTTACCTGCGAGATACCAGGAGAGGTTATTCGTAGAACTGTTAGCAATATGGGGCAAAGATACGCGATCGTATTTCATGATCTTTGCGACTCAAGCATACTTGAGATACTTAATAAGATAGCGCATTGCAGATAACGTTTTTCTGTTAAGTATTGGGAATTTTTTTCCAAAACTCTAAACTCAAGGCTTGCCAGGCCGACATTTATAATAGGATGAACCTGGGAGTTATACAATCTTCTTCCATGATGGAAAGACCGAAAGATACTTCGGTTAAGTACATTGGTCACGGGCAACTGGAAAGTTCGCCTCAGGCTAGTTCTGTACTCCATGTTATCTCCCATGAACTAGGGCACGTTGCTGAGTTTCGCAACGAAGCCATCAGAGATAATGCGGAGCTTCGATCCATAGACGTATCCATCGAATACGAACTTAGGGACGGAAAATTAGTGGCTGTAGCCGGAGAAACCAAGGCTACCACTGTTAAAAAGGGCGAAAAAGAAAAACCTGATCTTTTAACTTTGAATGAAGAAGCGGGTGGGAATTCGAACAAATCGACCGATTCCGCTAAGAAAAAAGAAGCTGCTTCTCATTCAGAGCTCATCTCTGATAAAGAATGGGAACTTATGTCCGAATTGAGAGATATAGATCTGGAATTGAACCGATTGGATAAGAATCAGGTATCTTCACACGAGGATCCTGAAAGAAAATCGGAAGATGAAGCTCGCCGTCATATGGAATTGATCGAAAGAAAACGTAAGTTGGAAATGGCTTTAAGCCAGGAAAAACTGAAAGCTCTTTTGGAAGAGACTTTAAAAACGATCCAAGAATTAAATCAGAAACAGATCCAATTTGCCGGAAAAGTATATTACGGAGATGCGATCAACTCCGCCGGCAATCTTTTAGAAACTCACGCTTAATCTTTAGCCTTGTTCGTTGATCTCTTGTGGGATCGCATCCTCTTCCATCGGAGGAATGATTAAGGATTTCATCATATTCTCTATGATCTTTCTGAGTTCTGGTAGACCTTTTCCATACTTAGGTGAAACAAAAACGATTTCCAACATAGGATATAATCCTTGGATGTTTTTCATTTTTTTCCTAAGTTTAGAAAGTTCCGACTGATTAAGTTTATCTATTTTAGTACGAATTAAAACAGGTTTAGTTCCTTTTTCGAAACAGGTACCAATCAATTCTAATTCTTCGTCAGGTAATTCTCTTTGAGCGTCGGATAGTAAGAATAGACATTTTAGATCTTTAGCAGAGTTAAGATAATTCATTAAAAGATCCATCATCTGCTCATGATCTTTGTGAGAATTTGCGGAATAACCGAAACCAGGCGTATCCACTAAGAACAAAGATTTAGAAACTAAGAAAAAATTCAGTAATTTGGTCTTTCCCGGAGTGGCAGAAACTTTTGCTAAGGATTTTCTTTCTACAATTGCGTTTAACAATCTGGACTTTCCGGAGTTGGAGCGACCGGCGAATGCGATATGAGGAATACCTTTGGAAGGAACTTTAGAAGCGTCCGCATAAGAAGATAGAAATCTAACTTCTCTAAAGAATGGGTCCGGCTTTAATTCTTGGAGTTCTTCCATAAACCTCTGGACTCTCTAATCTTGTTGGAAATCATCCGATCGAATATCATCGAAACGGGCATCCCACAAACGAAGACAAACCAATACAGTTTTCCCTTTTCGTTTTAGAATGGGTAGCATTTTTCTGACCGGAACCGGAATCTCTTTCTCTCTAAGGATTTCGGAAACGTCTCGATGGATTCCTCCAAGCAGGATTTTTTCTCCTTCTCCGTCGTTAGAAGGTTCGCAATTTTTCGGTATCTTTTTGGTCTTACCATTCCATTTCAAAAAGAAAGAGTCAGAGTTATAACTGAACGGTTTCAAATAAGAAGCGGTTTTGGGTAAGATGTACAGATCTGACGAAACACTTTTCCAAAACCAAACTTCTTTGTTTTCGAGAGAAAAAGAAACTTTTCTGTCCAGGTTATGAAGAAGGTCCGCAAGAAACTGAGAATTCAGCGGATGAAGGCCCAAACTTTTTAAATGTAAGTCTAAAATTTGTTTACAAATAGAAGCAGGCTCTTCTTCCAAAATTCTTCTTGATACTGTTCTAATCTCGTCTTCGTTTACCTTGCGGTTTGATGTTCCGCTTCTAGGTGTATCTGAATCGTGAAAATTATGAAAAATTTTATCCGGATCAGCGCCTTCTTTTAAAAGTACAGGAAGTAATTCTGCTCGGATTCGGTTTCTAAGGTAACGTGAAGAAGAATTGGATTCATCTTCGAATACCGGCCAATCGGCGTTTGCCAATGCTGTTTTACGATCCTGTTCTCCGAATAATAATAATGGTCTGAATCTATTATTTTCTAAAACTCCTAAGGTACGTAGAGAATTCCAACCACCACCTCTGATGAGCTGTAGAAGTACTGTTTCTAGATAATCTTCGGCATGATGGCCGGTAACAATATAACCGCCTATCTTTTCGTAAATTTTTTCTAGATCTCTAAATCGAAGAACTCTTCCGGCTTCTTCTAAACTTAGTTTAGTCTTAGCAGCAAACTTTGGAACGTTTTTTTTTTTAAAGGTAAAATTGGGAGCTAAGGAGAGGATATACTTTAAGATTTCGGATTCTTGTTCCATATTATCTCGGATAGAATGATCCAAATGATAAATAGTTGGAAAATGGGAAATTAGATTTTTATTATGGAGCCAAAGATAAAATTGAAGAAGCAGGGAAGAATCTTTTCCACCTGAAAAGGCAATCACTGCAGGTTTATTTTTCATAAACTCATGGTAATTTTTTAGTCGAGACCAGGCGGATTGAAAAATGGATTCTAAGGTTTCGTTCATTTTTATTTTAAACGTTTTACGCCTATTAAAGTAATATCATCTGTCTGTTCCCTTTCCCCGGTAAAGTTTTTTATCTTTTTTAACACAGTTTCCAGCAGCTGAGGAAGTGTTTCTTTTCTGGCTTCAAAAACGCATTCGTGTAGGCGATCCATTTCGAAAAATTCTTCGGAAGGGTTCATAGCTTCCCATACCCCATCAGTAAGCATTAGAAAAAAATCTCCTGGCTCTAGGTAAAGTTCTCCACTATTTTCAAAATGGTCTATGTCAGGATCTATTCCTAAAACAACTCCTCCTGTCGGGATTTCTTCCAAACGATTTTCCTTTTTACGATAAACTAGAATATCTCCTTGCCCCCCACCGCTGAAAACAAAACGATTTTCGTTTTGGTTCCAATGAATAATGGTCAAAGACATGAAACGAGGAGAAACAATATCCTTAAAATAATTTTGATATAAATACGTATTTACTGTAACTAAAATTTCCCAAGGTGTCGGATTCTTTCTAACAAGTGAATGGATCACTGTTCTAACCGTTGCCATCACGATTCCGGCCGGAACACCTTTGCCGCTCACGTCTCCGATACAAACATACGTTTCTTTATTGGTAGGATGTGTTATGAAATCGTAATAGTCTCCGCCAACTCCGATCGCAGGTACCATGATCCCGCTGAATTCGTAGTTCGGATGATCTGGCATTTTTCTAGGCAGAAGAGATCTTTGTAAGTCTCTTGCGATCTCTATCTCTTTATCCAATCTTTCTTTTTCCGCTCTTTGGTGGAATAAATGAAAGTTTTGGATGGAGATCCCTGCTTGGACTGCGAATGCATTCAAGACATCAATTTCTTCCGGGCTCCAATGAAGTTCTTCTTCTTTAGCGAGAAGTATCCAAATTTCCGAATTATCGGAACGTAATACAGGTAAGATTGCCAGGTGTTTTTTCTTTCCGTTACTGCCTAAGGTTTTCCATTCCTTGAGATCTGACGAATCTAGCAATATAGCGGATTCTGTCAGTTTTTTCAGAACGTTCCATTCTCCCTTTAATTGGACATTCAATTTGATTTCCGGTGCTCTCGGAACTCCTGTAAGTATATGTCCTTCGGTAGAGATCGTTTTTCCTTCTGAATCTATTTTTCTTTCTATCAAAACGAAAAGATTACTTTCGGAAAATTCGGTTAAGGAAAGTAGAATGACCCGGAAAATTTCGGTTCTATATTTAAATCCTAAACTGCTGAGTTTTAAAGCTGCAGAGTGCAGATTTCTGAAATTCCTGGATTGGGTTTGAGAAACCTCGAAAAGAATTCTGTTCTTTAATGTAGTAGCAAACTGACTAGCGATCAATTCCAGGAAATAGCGATCCTTCTCCGCTTGTACTGGATCGTCTTTTTCGTAATCTACATTAATTAATCCTAATACTTCTTTTTTAAGATGGATTGGGACCGACAATTCGGATTCTACCTTATTTACTCTTCCATATTGTCTGATCTGTTTATGAGGTTGTTCATCAAATCTATAATAAACAGATTTACAGGTCTCGATCGCCTGCCCTAAAGGACCGTTCTGTTCTCCCTTTTTGATCTCCATCCTAAAGGCTAATTTTTCTAGAGCGGGGCCTTTTTTATTTTTGCAGGATTTTACTAGGATACGATCCAATCTAGGCTCATATACCATAACTGAGATCCCAGGAAGATTCAATTTTCTGAATGCTAGGTTAGTGAAATTTTCGAGAAGGTCGTCTAGATTAGGACTCGTATTAAAAAGAGAAAGAAATTCTAAGAGGATCTCGTTAGATAATGCGTGTACTTCAGGAGGTTTGATCCTGTTTCGTTTTCTTTTTTCTAAGATCCATTCTCTTCCACAGGAATTACAAAGAAATTTTCCATCTTTGAATTCTCCGTCCGGAAGATAATATTCTCCGCAAAATACGCAGGACATCGGGATAAAGATGATACGGGAAGAAGAGAGGGTGGAAAGATGTTTTTATTCTTCTTTTTCAGAAAATCTTCGAATAACACGAATTTGTTCTAAATTTCGAGATTAATCTTCTTCTAAAATGTAAAGTAAACCGCTCATTTATGATATTATGTCATTTGAATCGATCAATCTAAACTGATTCTGATACAAATATTGCGTTCTTTCCTGGAAACGAAGCGACTTGCTTGGATTTTAAGTTTTTTCCTTGACCGCAAAATCATCAATCAGCACCTTTTTTGAGCAGATGTCCGGTTACGTAAAACCCAGCCCACTCCGCCATATACAAGAAGTGGCAACCGCTATGAATTCGACTTTGGATCCAGATCGCCTTCTGGATCTGATTTTGGAGAGATGTATCCAAATTTGTGAGGTTGGTTCAGGTTCACTTATGCTGATCAGCAGATCGGACGAGGTCTTGGACATAGTAACTTTCAGAGGTATGAACCCTTCCGTTCGAACAAAAGTTAAACTTCGAGTGGGAGAAGGTATTACCGGTATCGTTGCCGCTTCCGGCGAAGGTATGATCGTTAACGACGTTACCCAAAACCCGCATTACATTTCCATTAAGGACGATATTCTTTCAGAGCTTGCAGTTCCGATGATCGTAGAAGACGAGGTCATCGGAGTTATCTCTCTTGACTCCAGCAGAAAACAGGCTTTCAGCGAAGAACATCTGGAACTCGTTTCCACCCTCGCCAATATGGCGGCACAGATCTTCAAGAACCTCCAAACTTTCAGACAGTTGGAGCAGAAGAATAAGATCCAACAAGTACTCATAGATATTTCTAGAACTGTAACTTCTACCTTAGTTCTCCAGGAAATTTTTGATGATGTGATGGATAGATTGGATAAATCCCTGAACTTAGAAAGAGGATCCATCGTTCTATTCGAATCGGATAAAAATATCCTGAAACTTAGCGCTGCCTCGGGACTTACCGCAGAGGAAATGGAGAAGGGAGTATATCTTCCTGGAGAAGGAGTCACCGGAAAAGTTTACGAATCCGGAGAAGCTGTCATTGTTGAATCCATCGTAAGCGATGAAAATTTCCTGAATAGATTAGGGAACGCCAGCCATTTTAAGAACAATCCCGAGAACGTTAGTTTCCTTGCGGCGCCAATTAAGTCGGATACCGACGTGTTGGGTGTAGTTAGCGTATTCTTCGTTCATAAAAAATACGTGGATCTAAAAACGTATTTAGACTTCCTTCAGGTAGTTGCCTCGGTAATTTACCAAGCGATCCGTATCCAAAAACTGATCGATGAAGAAAAACGTGAAATCTCTAGAGAGAATATCTTATTAAAACGAGAACTTAAGAATAAGTACAAGTTCGGTTCCTTGATTGGAAAGTCCAAGTCTATGGAAAAACTTTTCGAGATGATCCAACTTGTTTCAGATTCTCGTGCTTCCGTATTGATCACTGGAGAATCCGGAACAGGAAAAGAGATGATCGCATCGGCGATCCATTATAATTCTTCCAGAGGTGATAAACCTTTTATTAAGATCAATTGTGCCGCTATTCCTGAAAATCTTTTAGAATCCGAATTATTCGGTCATAAAAAAGGATCATTCACGGGTGCAGTTGCAGACAAAAAAGGAAAGTTCGAGATGGCTGATACTGGCACCATCTTCTTGGATGAGATCGGAGAGATGGATCTCAATCTTCAATCCAAACTTTTAAGAGTTCTTCAGGAAAAGGAAATCGAAG is part of the Leptospira neocaledonica genome and harbors:
- a CDS encoding sigma-54-dependent Fis family transcriptional regulator, whose amino-acid sequence is MNSTLDPDRLLDLILERCIQICEVGSGSLMLISRSDEVLDIVTFRGMNPSVRTKVKLRVGEGITGIVAASGEGMIVNDVTQNPHYISIKDDILSELAVPMIVEDEVIGVISLDSSRKQAFSEEHLELVSTLANMAAQIFKNLQTFRQLEQKNKIQQVLIDISRTVTSTLVLQEIFDDVMDRLDKSLNLERGSIVLFESDKNILKLSAASGLTAEEMEKGVYLPGEGVTGKVYESGEAVIVESIVSDENFLNRLGNASHFKNNPENVSFLAAPIKSDTDVLGVVSVFFVHKKYVDLKTYLDFLQVVASVIYQAIRIQKLIDEEKREISRENILLKRELKNKYKFGSLIGKSKSMEKLFEMIQLVSDSRASVLITGESGTGKEMIASAIHYNSSRGDKPFIKINCAAIPENLLESELFGHKKGSFTGAVADKKGKFEMADTGTIFLDEIGEMDLNLQSKLLRVLQEKEIEAVGSVKPKKIDVRIIAATNADLEDLISQKLFRADLYYRLNVVNMLTPPLRERPEDIPLLINHFITKYTSENVKKIKGITREAHKLLMSYAWPGNVRELENVIERAVVLSQSEMLDIQDFSEISGRILYGDEGEDVEVGVDPEASSEVASSKFSPAHLDALDGRAMEVVVGEVEARLIKYAMKKFKYTKTRVAKFLGINRNTLDKKIKDLKIDY